One Candidatus Bathyarchaeota archaeon genomic window carries:
- the trpA gene encoding tryptophan synthase subunit alpha encodes MDLLEAKFQELKKHGEGVHMAHVYYGDPCEEFSIRLVETLVENGSDIIEFGIPFSDPIADGPIFQAACERALNTGVTPLKCIKAIKRLRKSGIDTPIIVTTYFNIPYVMGFNKFLDKIKNAGAQGLLIPDLPIEEANPYLELAAKQDLPLILQVAPTTSKERLKKITEAARGFIYLISLEGVTGSRLKDTAITRKLIRNVKTHAYVPVMVGFGISKREHVETMITMGADGVVVGSAYAKLYAERLQNPFEALPKIAELAREIKQGCTTYNRK; translated from the coding sequence ATGGATCTTCTTGAAGCGAAATTCCAAGAACTTAAGAAGCACGGCGAAGGCGTGCACATGGCGCATGTCTACTATGGAGATCCATGCGAAGAATTTTCAATAAGGCTGGTTGAGACGCTGGTTGAGAATGGCTCCGACATTATAGAGTTTGGCATACCCTTCTCTGACCCCATAGCTGACGGCCCGATTTTCCAAGCGGCATGTGAAAGAGCGTTAAACACTGGTGTGACGCCACTCAAATGCATAAAGGCCATAAAACGGCTTAGAAAGAGCGGCATAGACACTCCGATAATTGTAACTACATATTTCAACATCCCTTATGTCATGGGATTCAACAAATTCCTAGATAAAATCAAAAATGCTGGAGCCCAAGGCTTGTTAATTCCGGATCTCCCAATCGAAGAAGCGAACCCATACCTAGAGCTGGCAGCTAAACAAGACTTACCCCTAATTCTTCAAGTAGCACCCACAACATCGAAGGAAAGGCTTAAAAAGATAACAGAGGCCGCAAGAGGATTCATATACCTAATAAGCTTGGAAGGTGTCACGGGCTCAAGACTAAAAGATACAGCCATAACACGTAAACTCATCAGAAACGTGAAGACTCACGCCTATGTTCCAGTCATGGTTGGATTTGGCATTTCAAAACGAGAACACGTAGAGACAATGATCACTATGGGTGCAGATGGTGTTGTAGTGGGAAGCGCCTACGCAAAACTGTACGCCGAGAGGTTGCAAAATCCCTTTGAGGCGCTGCCAAAAATAGCTGAGCTTGCAAGGGAAATAAAACAGGGATGTACAACTTATAATAGAAAGTGA
- a CDS encoding hydrolase — translation MPSRKYIHAPTFILANVIVDLEPFLAFFFRLRYPLHGHMHTFILALPMSMAFGGTMYFLEKFPQPLYKVLLLENTAICLKSFVAAGILGWMLHVFFDAPLYSDIKPFYPMTANPLYNPDLTLVVYNLCIWLGALGTIYYIALLSISIYRSLYKRDEYFRKPNNFARNLISTVCS, via the coding sequence TTGCCTTCGAGGAAATATATTCACGCTCCAACGTTTATTCTGGCAAACGTTATCGTTGATCTAGAACCGTTCCTAGCGTTCTTCTTTAGATTGAGGTATCCTCTACATGGGCACATGCACACTTTTATACTCGCTTTACCAATGAGCATGGCCTTTGGTGGCACCATGTACTTTCTCGAAAAATTTCCACAGCCACTTTACAAAGTCCTCTTGTTAGAAAACACCGCTATATGTCTGAAATCATTTGTTGCTGCGGGTATTTTAGGGTGGATGCTTCACGTATTTTTTGACGCTCCCCTTTACAGTGACATAAAGCCTTTTTATCCAATGACAGCAAACCCGTTGTATAATCCAGATCTAACGCTAGTAGTTTACAACCTCTGCATTTGGCTGGGAGCGCTTGGAACAATATACTACATCGCACTGTTAAGCATTTCAATTTACAGAAGCCTATACAAACGTGATGAGTATTTTCGCAAACCAAATAACTTTGCGAGAAATCTAATTTCCACCGTGTGCAGTTAA
- the fliE gene encoding flagellar hook-basal body complex protein FliE codes for MPGAGKSIVVNVAKTNGYGVVVMGDEVREEARRRGLEPTPENLGRIMLELRRLEGDAVIAKRCVPKIAGMTENKVIVDGIRSLVEVEEFRRNFSKFVVIAVHASPETRFKRLFHRRRSDDPSNWEVFHERDMRELSVGLGNAIALAEYVIINEGSLDAFERKAAQVLRRIEAKWMK; via the coding sequence ATGCCAGGCGCTGGAAAATCCATTGTTGTTAATGTGGCTAAGACTAATGGCTACGGTGTTGTTGTTATGGGCGATGAGGTGCGGGAGGAAGCTAGAAGACGTGGATTGGAGCCAACTCCGGAAAACCTTGGTCGCATAATGTTGGAATTGAGGCGTTTGGAAGGCGACGCCGTAATAGCTAAACGGTGTGTTCCAAAAATTGCCGGAATGACGGAAAACAAGGTCATCGTGGACGGCATAAGAAGTCTAGTTGAAGTCGAAGAGTTTAGGCGAAACTTTTCAAAGTTTGTGGTTATAGCTGTACACGCTTCGCCGGAAACACGGTTCAAGCGGCTTTTCCATAGGCGGAGAAGCGACGACCCCAGTAATTGGGAAGTTTTCCATGAAAGGGATATGCGGGAGTTAAGCGTTGGACTAGGAAACGCTATAGCCTTAGCCGAGTACGTAATAATTAACGAGGGAAGCCTAGATGCCTTTGAGAGAAAGGCTGCCCAAGTCCTAAGGAGGATTGAGGCTAAATGGATGAAGTGA
- a CDS encoding exonuclease: protein MSSKVAITHKGAVILGKSVACDAFDESRPLRVVTHAHADHMIGLQQSLRVCEKVVMTEATKDLIDVMRSPLFLMSGCVETLGYAKTMHYDEESIALFPADHILGAAQVLVEDAEGTRMVYTGDFRLEGTPVLDADILIIEATYGSPSCRRPFNQDVKELLVSMVEEGLKHGSVYVFGYHGKLQEVMQILHEAGVKAPFVAPERVFQVSKICERHGMHIGRVYRLEEKEFKSILEKNQPCVAFYHMGSRGKVGRGCYCVYVSGWEFDVPCREIAEKEYVIALSDHSDFDGLMEYVRRSKPRLVITDNFRVGYAETLAKHIQRSFNVPAVALPKR, encoded by the coding sequence TTGTCTTCTAAAGTGGCAATAACGCACAAAGGCGCTGTGATTCTCGGCAAAAGTGTGGCATGTGATGCCTTCGACGAGTCTAGACCGCTGAGGGTTGTGACTCACGCACATGCGGATCACATGATTGGTTTGCAGCAAAGTTTGCGAGTATGCGAAAAAGTAGTCATGACAGAAGCTACAAAGGATTTGATTGATGTTATGCGGAGCCCTCTTTTTCTCATGAGTGGATGTGTAGAAACCTTGGGTTACGCCAAAACAATGCATTACGACGAGGAGAGTATAGCTCTTTTTCCGGCAGACCACATTTTGGGGGCAGCTCAAGTGCTTGTTGAGGATGCTGAAGGCACACGTATGGTTTATACTGGAGATTTTAGGCTTGAAGGAACGCCGGTGTTGGATGCAGACATACTCATCATAGAAGCCACCTACGGCAGCCCTTCATGTAGGCGTCCCTTCAATCAGGATGTCAAGGAACTACTTGTCTCCATGGTGGAAGAGGGTCTAAAACATGGTTCGGTTTATGTTTTTGGTTACCATGGCAAGCTTCAAGAAGTTATGCAAATTCTTCATGAAGCCGGTGTAAAAGCCCCTTTCGTGGCACCTGAAAGAGTTTTTCAAGTTTCTAAAATCTGTGAAAGACATGGCATGCATATTGGACGTGTGTATAGGCTTGAGGAGAAAGAGTTTAAGAGCATTCTCGAAAAGAACCAGCCTTGTGTAGCCTTCTATCACATGGGCTCACGGGGAAAAGTTGGGCGTGGATGTTATTGTGTCTATGTTAGCGGTTGGGAATTCGACGTGCCGTGCCGGGAAATCGCAGAAAAAGAGTATGTTATAGCCCTTAGCGACCATTCGGATTTTGACGGCTTAATGGAGTATGTAAGGCGTTCCAAGCCTAGGCTTGTCATCACGGATAATTTCCGTGTGGGTTATGCCGAAACTCTGGCTAAGCATATTCAGCGAAGCTTTAACGTTCCAGCGGTAGCGCTTCCTAAGCGTTGA